A single window of Leptolyngbya ohadii IS1 DNA harbors:
- a CDS encoding HIT family protein produces the protein MSGCVRVGGVGDVQFLRGYSLLLPDPVVPDLNALSMEQRIGFLRDMTVLGDALLKVTGAARINYEILGNSEAALHAHVFPRYATEPEERRRKPVWFYDWKNAPAFDRERDQQLMSNIAAAIEQYQKMG, from the coding sequence TTGTCGGGTTGCGTCCGGGTGGGTGGTGTTGGGGATGTGCAGTTTTTGCGGGGGTATTCTTTGCTGCTGCCTGATCCGGTTGTGCCGGATCTCAATGCTTTGTCGATGGAGCAGCGAATTGGCTTTTTGCGGGATATGACGGTTTTGGGCGATGCTCTGCTGAAAGTGACGGGCGCAGCTCGGATTAACTATGAAATTCTGGGAAACAGTGAAGCGGCACTCCATGCCCATGTATTTCCGAGGTACGCGACGGAGCCGGAGGAAAGGCGGCGTAAGCCAGTTTGGTTCTATGACTGGAAAAATGCACCTGCGTTCGATCGAGAGCGGGATCAGCAATTGATGAGCAACATTGCAGCGGCGATCGAGCAGTATCAGAAAATGGGGTAG
- a CDS encoding 3-deoxy-7-phosphoheptulonate synthase: MHKIFDLHVVETRPLISPAMLHHELPITETAATLVGETRDRIRHILQAEDQRLLVIVGPCSVHDVNAALEYGEKLVKLRKELEDDLEIVMRVYFEKPRTTIGWKGLINDPHLDGSYDINTGLRTARRLLLDLAQLGLPAATELLDPIIPQYIADAISWTAIGARTTESQTHREMASGLSMPIGFKNNTDGSLSAATNAMLAASQPHRFLGINLDGLASIVTTTGNPDGHLVLRGGKHGPNYDADHVQHAAKELARMKLNSRLMIDCSHDNAGKDHTRQPLILENIAEQLGAGSKHIMGVMVESHLVAGKQNIPQDLSQLTYGQSITDACVDWNTTTEMLRSLAKSVLHQPRRATEVV, from the coding sequence ATGCATAAGATTTTTGATTTGCACGTCGTTGAAACCCGCCCGCTAATCAGTCCCGCCATGCTCCACCACGAACTGCCCATTACCGAAACGGCAGCAACCCTGGTCGGAGAAACCCGCGATCGCATCCGCCATATTCTGCAAGCGGAGGATCAGCGGCTCCTGGTCATTGTCGGACCCTGCTCCGTTCATGATGTGAATGCGGCGCTGGAGTATGGCGAGAAGCTAGTTAAACTGCGGAAGGAACTGGAGGACGACCTGGAAATTGTGATGCGGGTCTACTTCGAGAAGCCGCGCACCACGATCGGCTGGAAGGGCTTAATCAACGATCCGCATCTGGACGGCAGCTACGACATCAACACCGGACTCCGCACTGCCCGTAGACTGCTCCTCGACCTGGCACAGCTTGGACTCCCTGCCGCCACGGAACTGCTCGACCCGATCATTCCCCAGTACATTGCAGACGCGATTTCCTGGACGGCGATCGGGGCAAGAACGACAGAAAGCCAGACCCACCGCGAAATGGCATCCGGGCTGTCGATGCCGATCGGCTTCAAGAACAATACGGATGGCAGTCTGTCCGCCGCCACAAACGCTATGCTGGCAGCCAGTCAGCCCCACCGCTTCCTGGGAATTAATCTGGACGGCTTGGCAAGTATTGTTACCACGACGGGCAATCCCGACGGACATCTCGTTCTGCGGGGCGGCAAGCACGGTCCTAATTACGATGCAGATCATGTCCAGCACGCCGCAAAGGAACTGGCACGGATGAAGCTAAACAGCCGTTTGATGATCGATTGCAGCCACGATAACGCCGGAAAGGATCACACTCGCCAGCCTCTCATTCTGGAGAATATCGCCGAGCAGTTGGGGGCAGGTTCAAAGCACATCATGGGCGTGATGGTGGAAAGCCACCTCGTCGCGGGCAAGCAAAACATCCCCCAAGACCTGAGCCAGCTCACCTACGGACAAAGCATCACCGATGCCTGCGTAGACTGG